The Candidatus Zixiibacteriota bacterium genome contains a region encoding:
- a CDS encoding GNAT family N-acetyltransferase: MHTKAANLTREQAYRFERTENSGWEEFYRYATPEAVQECGIEIENLANATVTIASRIDMLAVNRIIDTGLETDFSEESLERAISLYRSRNIPRFFLTLPPISSPPDIPRWLGARKLYHYNNWVKMYRRAEPTVSQGGAITISQIGVSDAELFAEILVNSFDWSRQLLGWIASTVGKPGWYHYIAYDKLTPVAGALLFRKDDIGWLSFAATLPQHRGKGAQSALITRRINDAAELGCRWVTVETAEETAEKGVPSYRNLRRFGFDVAYLRPNYIFKME, encoded by the coding sequence ATGCACACGAAAGCGGCGAACCTTACCCGGGAACAGGCTTACCGATTTGAGCGAACGGAAAACTCCGGCTGGGAGGAATTCTACAGGTATGCCACCCCCGAGGCGGTGCAGGAATGCGGTATCGAGATAGAAAATCTTGCCAACGCCACTGTCACAATCGCTTCCAGAATCGATATGCTCGCGGTGAATCGGATAATAGATACCGGATTGGAGACTGATTTCAGCGAAGAAAGCCTGGAGCGGGCAATTTCACTTTATCGAAGCAGAAATATCCCCCGCTTTTTTCTGACCCTCCCCCCGATTTCCTCGCCACCCGATATTCCCCGCTGGCTGGGAGCGCGGAAATTGTATCATTATAACAACTGGGTCAAGATGTATCGCCGGGCCGAGCCGACAGTATCTCAGGGCGGCGCAATTACAATCAGTCAGATAGGAGTGAGCGACGCCGAACTCTTCGCCGAGATTCTGGTCAACTCTTTCGACTGGTCGCGCCAGCTGCTGGGATGGATTGCCTCGACAGTAGGGAAGCCGGGATGGTATCATTATATCGCTTATGATAAACTGACACCGGTAGCGGGGGCATTGCTCTTTAGAAAGGACGATATCGGCTGGCTCAGTTTCGCCGCCACACTGCCGCAACATCGCGGCAAAGGAGCGCAATCGGCGCTTATTACCCGAAGAATCAATGATGCCGCGGAACTCGGTTGCCGCTGGGTGACTGTGGAGACAGCCGAAGAGACCGCGGAAAAGGGAGTGCCGTCATATCGAAATTTGAGAAGATTCGGCTTTGATGTCGCCTATCTCAGGCCTAATTACATTTTTAAGATGGAGTGA